From Halobacillus sp. Marseille-Q1614, the proteins below share one genomic window:
- the rsmB gene encoding 16S rRNA (cytosine(967)-C(5))-methyltransferase RsmB, with translation MTKYALRETALDLLTRVGEQGGYSHVLLDQAMKSTNLSYKDGALLTEIVYGTLQNKLKINYQIHPYISRQKKLKPWVKWLLYMSVYQMLYLERVPDHAVIHEAVEISKKKGHKGISGFVNGVLRNVQRQGVEDPDQIKDEVERLAVTTSHPEWLVKRWISQYGMETTEAMCRQNLKTLPMSIRIQPLRITMEEAEAELTERGFETKRSIFSSQGLLILKGNILKDPLFNEGKVTVQDQSSMLVAEMMDLKPEQEVLDACSAPGGKTTHIAEKMNDQGKVYAYDLHKKKAFQVSEKALHLQLTSIDANQADSRNLQEFHEPGTFNRILLDAPCSGLGVMRGKPDIKYQKKEEDIFALRKIQTDLLQSVAPLLKNGGKLVYSTCTVDTHENEKAVEQFLKEHEDFTIDPDFIKGLPEQLKESFGVSEYGLQIFPHQWDTDGFFLARLVKK, from the coding sequence ATGACTAAGTATGCACTTAGAGAAACAGCGCTGGATCTCTTAACACGAGTAGGAGAACAAGGCGGCTACAGCCACGTGCTTTTAGACCAGGCAATGAAAAGCACAAACCTGTCGTATAAAGATGGTGCATTATTAACGGAAATTGTTTATGGCACGCTTCAAAACAAGCTGAAAATCAATTATCAAATCCATCCTTATATCAGCAGACAGAAAAAGCTGAAGCCCTGGGTCAAGTGGCTGCTATACATGTCCGTCTATCAAATGCTTTATTTGGAAAGAGTTCCCGATCACGCAGTCATTCACGAAGCTGTTGAAATTTCAAAGAAGAAAGGCCATAAAGGCATTTCCGGTTTCGTCAACGGCGTTCTGAGAAACGTTCAGCGCCAGGGGGTAGAAGACCCGGATCAGATCAAAGATGAAGTTGAAAGACTTGCCGTAACCACGAGCCACCCCGAGTGGCTGGTTAAGCGGTGGATCTCTCAATACGGAATGGAAACCACAGAAGCGATGTGCCGTCAGAACTTAAAAACACTGCCGATGTCGATTCGCATCCAGCCGCTCCGTATAACAATGGAAGAAGCAGAAGCTGAGCTCACAGAGAGAGGCTTTGAAACGAAGCGGAGTATTTTTTCATCACAGGGCCTGCTGATTTTAAAAGGAAACATTTTAAAGGATCCTTTATTTAATGAAGGCAAAGTGACTGTGCAGGATCAGAGTTCCATGCTTGTCGCAGAGATGATGGATCTTAAGCCTGAGCAAGAAGTGTTAGATGCGTGCAGTGCACCAGGCGGAAAAACGACCCACATCGCTGAAAAGATGAACGATCAAGGAAAGGTTTACGCCTACGATCTTCACAAAAAGAAAGCCTTTCAAGTCAGTGAAAAAGCTCTTCACTTACAGCTGACGAGCATCGATGCAAACCAGGCAGATTCAAGAAATCTTCAGGAATTTCATGAACCAGGAACGTTTAACAGGATATTACTGGATGCTCCTTGTTCCGGACTTGGAGTCATGCGTGGTAAGCCGGACATTAAGTATCAGAAGAAAGAAGAAGATATTTTTGCGTTAAGGAAAATACAAACTGATTTACTACAAAGCGTGGCTCCCCTTTTAAAAAATGGCGGCAAGCTCGTTTACAGCACATGTACGGTTGATACACACGAAAACGAAAAGGCTGTTGAGCAGTTTTTAAAAGAGCATGAGGATTTTACGATTGACCCGGACTTTATTAAAGGACTGCCAGAGCAATTAAAAGAATCCTTTGGTGTAAGTGAATATGGACTGCAGATTTTTCCCCACCAGTGGGATACAGACGGTTTTTTCCTTGCGCGTCTGGTTAAGAAATAA
- the fmt gene encoding methionyl-tRNA formyltransferase: protein MTRIVFMGTPDFAVPVLEQLVENNYEVVLAVTQPDRPKGRKKTLTPPPVKEAAERLGIPAFQPEKIKDEYEKVLSFEPDLIVTAAFGQILPEPLLESPKHGCINVHASLLPELRGGAPIHYSIIQGKKETGVTIMYMVKKLDAGDILTQVTVPITDEDHVGTLHDKLSEAGSKLLLDTLPKLLNGEIKPVKQNDEEATFASNIKREQEKINWNRSQQEIYDHIRGLHPWPVAFTYWKGKPLKVWWGEKLDKTYSQPAGTVVDIENDGIIVAAGDQKAMKITDLQPSGKKRMTGQAFVNGAGQAMEKGEVLGEQND, encoded by the coding sequence ATGACACGGATCGTATTTATGGGGACACCCGATTTTGCTGTCCCCGTTTTAGAACAATTAGTCGAAAACAACTATGAAGTCGTACTGGCCGTTACACAGCCCGATCGTCCCAAAGGGCGTAAGAAAACCTTAACACCGCCTCCGGTAAAGGAAGCTGCTGAGCGGCTGGGGATTCCAGCTTTTCAACCTGAAAAAATTAAAGATGAATATGAAAAGGTGCTGTCTTTTGAGCCTGACTTAATTGTTACAGCTGCATTTGGGCAGATTCTTCCCGAGCCGCTCCTTGAAAGCCCTAAGCACGGATGTATTAATGTTCATGCCTCTCTGCTGCCTGAGCTGCGCGGGGGAGCTCCTATTCATTATTCCATCATTCAAGGGAAAAAAGAAACAGGGGTTACCATCATGTATATGGTGAAGAAGCTTGACGCAGGAGATATTCTCACACAGGTTACCGTGCCAATTACGGATGAAGACCATGTTGGGACACTGCATGATAAGCTTTCCGAGGCAGGTTCCAAGCTGCTTCTTGATACATTGCCGAAGCTGCTAAACGGCGAAATAAAGCCTGTGAAGCAAAACGATGAGGAAGCAACCTTTGCTTCCAACATTAAGAGAGAGCAGGAGAAGATCAATTGGAACCGAAGCCAGCAGGAGATTTATGACCACATTCGCGGACTGCACCCATGGCCGGTTGCTTTTACATACTGGAAAGGTAAGCCGCTGAAAGTATGGTGGGGTGAAAAGCTGGATAAGACGTATAGTCAGCCGGCTGGGACCGTTGTTGATATAGAAAATGACGGCATCATCGTCGCAGCCGGAGACCAAAAAGCGATGAAGATTACTGATCTTCAGCCTTCAGGGAAAAAGCGGATGACCGGACAGGCCTTTGTCAATGGCGCCGGACAGGCGATGGAAAAAGGTGAAGTGCTGGGTGAGCAGAATGACTAA
- the priA gene encoding primosomal protein N', which produces MNIARVIVDVPSQNTNRLFDYEIPEKFKEIVQPGVRVIVPFGPRKILGYVITLTDQSSFTKMKEIQDVLDITPALTPELLKLGKWLSNQTLSFYVSCLQVMLPQVLKARYRKELLRLSEEEGPEELEDLFQGRGVIEYSEFEGSSLTYQQLRRFVDEGLIDIHYEVKSRETKKTTTVIEPAVEEWKLEEAFVDLPKQAIKQRLLMEHFIETKEPIPKKQLLEVTNTSASSLKPLIKQGLLKEYKQEVLRDPYGHRNFERTLPFSLTEEQQTAITPVLEAIRSRVHEVFLLHGVTGSGKTEIYLQSIQKVLDNGKEAIMLVPEIALTPQMVERFKGRFGSKVAVLHSGLSAGEKYDEWRKIQRNEVQVVVGARSAIFAPFTNVGIIIIDEEHESSYKQEDRTRYHARDVAIERGKTHDCPVVLGSATPALETYARAAKGNYKMLTLTKRMNDAMMPQAELVDMRDELHQGNRSMFSRVLIEKLKDRIEKGEQAVLFLNRRGYATFVMCRDCGHVKECPHCDIALTYHRRQERLKCHYCSYEEPMPNQCPECESKTIRYFGTGTQKVEEAILELIPEARVIRMDVDTTRRKGAHERLLNDFGDKKADILLGTQMIAKGLDFGNVTLVGILAADSLLNLPDFRAAEKTFQLLTQVSGRAGRHELAGEVIVQTYSPEHYSIRLASEYNYESFFHEEMRLRKAFHYPPYYYLTLFTVSHPNQLKVQEVTQKIVQFMRQKLSDHTDVLGPTPSALTRINNRYRYQCMIKYKEEPEQRKLVQRILHYYEDEMKEENGLQITVDFQPYQLM; this is translated from the coding sequence GTGAACATCGCGCGTGTAATCGTTGATGTCCCTTCACAGAACACCAACCGCCTGTTTGATTATGAAATCCCGGAAAAATTTAAAGAGATTGTTCAGCCGGGGGTCCGCGTTATAGTTCCTTTTGGTCCACGAAAGATTTTAGGGTATGTCATTACGCTGACCGATCAAAGCAGTTTTACGAAAATGAAAGAGATCCAGGATGTACTTGATATTACCCCGGCACTGACTCCTGAGCTTTTAAAACTTGGAAAGTGGCTGTCCAATCAGACGCTCAGCTTTTATGTATCCTGTCTGCAGGTGATGCTTCCGCAGGTGTTAAAAGCGAGATACCGTAAAGAGCTGTTGCGTTTATCAGAGGAAGAGGGACCGGAAGAGCTTGAAGACTTATTTCAAGGGAGGGGAGTCATTGAATACAGTGAATTTGAAGGCTCTTCTCTTACTTACCAGCAGCTTCGGCGCTTTGTCGATGAAGGCTTAATCGATATTCACTATGAAGTCAAAAGCCGTGAAACAAAAAAGACGACCACGGTGATCGAGCCGGCGGTCGAGGAATGGAAGCTTGAAGAAGCTTTTGTTGATTTGCCCAAACAGGCGATTAAGCAAAGGCTCTTAATGGAGCATTTTATTGAAACGAAAGAACCGATCCCGAAAAAACAGCTGCTTGAAGTGACGAATACATCGGCATCTTCGCTTAAGCCGCTGATTAAGCAGGGGCTTCTTAAAGAATATAAGCAGGAAGTGCTGCGCGATCCTTATGGACACCGTAACTTCGAGCGGACTCTTCCTTTTTCGTTAACAGAAGAGCAGCAGACCGCTATTACACCCGTCTTGGAAGCGATCCGCAGCAGAGTCCATGAAGTGTTTTTGCTGCACGGCGTTACTGGCAGCGGAAAAACGGAGATTTATCTTCAATCGATTCAAAAAGTGCTGGACAATGGGAAGGAAGCCATTATGCTCGTTCCTGAAATCGCACTGACACCGCAAATGGTGGAACGCTTTAAAGGAAGGTTTGGTTCAAAAGTTGCTGTGCTCCATAGTGGTTTATCAGCTGGTGAAAAATATGACGAGTGGCGAAAGATCCAGCGAAATGAAGTACAGGTAGTCGTCGGCGCCCGATCAGCCATTTTTGCACCGTTTACAAATGTCGGCATCATTATAATTGATGAAGAGCACGAATCGAGCTACAAGCAGGAAGACCGGACGAGATACCATGCCCGGGATGTAGCGATTGAGCGGGGAAAGACCCACGATTGTCCTGTGGTACTCGGCAGTGCCACTCCTGCTCTAGAAACATATGCACGTGCCGCTAAAGGGAACTATAAAATGCTGACACTGACGAAGCGGATGAATGATGCGATGATGCCTCAGGCAGAGCTTGTTGATATGCGTGATGAGCTGCACCAGGGGAATCGTTCGATGTTTTCACGGGTATTAATTGAAAAATTAAAAGATCGAATTGAAAAAGGCGAACAGGCCGTGCTTTTCCTAAACCGAAGAGGTTATGCCACGTTTGTTATGTGCCGGGACTGCGGCCATGTGAAAGAATGTCCCCACTGTGATATCGCGCTTACTTATCATAGAAGGCAGGAAAGGCTCAAGTGCCATTACTGTTCCTATGAAGAGCCGATGCCGAATCAGTGCCCTGAATGTGAAAGCAAAACGATCCGTTATTTTGGGACAGGAACACAGAAGGTAGAAGAAGCGATTTTAGAGTTAATTCCTGAAGCGCGGGTCATTCGAATGGACGTCGACACCACAAGACGTAAAGGGGCTCATGAACGTCTGCTTAATGATTTTGGTGATAAAAAGGCTGATATTCTGCTTGGAACCCAGATGATTGCAAAAGGGCTGGACTTTGGCAATGTCACTCTCGTTGGAATATTAGCTGCAGACTCGCTGTTAAATCTTCCGGATTTCCGCGCTGCTGAAAAAACATTTCAGCTTCTGACGCAGGTAAGCGGCAGGGCAGGAAGACACGAGCTTGCTGGAGAAGTTATCGTACAAACGTATTCCCCGGAACATTACAGCATCCGTCTGGCGAGTGAATATAACTATGAGAGCTTTTTCCATGAAGAAATGAGACTAAGAAAGGCGTTTCATTACCCACCTTATTACTATTTAACGTTGTTTACGGTCTCTCATCCAAACCAGCTGAAAGTGCAGGAAGTGACCCAGAAAATCGTCCAGTTTATGAGGCAGAAACTGTCAGATCATACGGATGTGCTGGGCCCGACACCATCAGCCTTAACCCGAATCAATAATAGATATCGCTATCAATGCATGATAAAATATAAAGAAGAACCTGAGCAGCGGAAACTGGTGCAGCGCATACTGCACTATTATGAAGATGAAATGAAAGAAGAGAACGGATTGCAGATTACGGTTGATTTCCAGCCGTATCAGCTCATGTAG
- the coaBC gene encoding bifunctional phosphopantothenoylcysteine decarboxylase/phosphopantothenate--cysteine ligase CoaBC has translation MLTNKKIVLAVSGGIAAYKAAALTSKLVQAGAEVRVIMTESALQFVGSTTFQALSRQPVYTDTFKEQDPRYIQHIDIADWADMFLIAPATANSIGKLANGIADDMLSTTLLATEAPVYIAPAMNVHMYSHPAVVENMQKLDKWGFRFIEPGEGYLACGYVGKGRLEDPETIVALLDKEAAQSQVLKGKKVLITAGPTREKIDPVRFFTNPSTGKMGYALARQARALGAEVTLVSGPVSLAAPSDVEKVEVETAEDMYKAVTERYAESNIVIKSAAVADYRPKQVFDQKMKKSPGDYFVEMERTKDILQHLGDHKTGQYLVGFAAETNDVEEYGREKLRKKNLDAIVINNVSEEGSGFGHDTNQSIYLTKTGRRLELPMMSKDEMARKVLLEIASAVAGDFV, from the coding sequence ATGCTTACAAACAAAAAAATCGTCCTTGCGGTCTCAGGAGGCATCGCCGCTTACAAAGCAGCGGCTTTAACGAGCAAACTTGTACAGGCAGGAGCAGAAGTCAGAGTAATCATGACTGAAAGTGCGCTCCAATTCGTCGGTTCTACAACGTTTCAGGCACTGTCCCGCCAGCCTGTTTACACCGATACGTTTAAAGAGCAGGATCCACGATATATCCAGCATATAGATATAGCCGACTGGGCAGATATGTTTTTAATCGCCCCGGCCACAGCTAACAGTATTGGCAAACTGGCAAACGGCATAGCAGATGATATGCTGTCCACGACTTTATTGGCTACAGAAGCCCCTGTTTATATTGCCCCGGCTATGAACGTACATATGTACAGCCACCCGGCGGTCGTAGAGAATATGCAGAAACTTGATAAGTGGGGATTCCGCTTTATTGAGCCGGGAGAAGGATATTTGGCGTGCGGCTATGTTGGAAAAGGCCGTCTTGAAGATCCTGAAACCATCGTCGCCCTTTTAGATAAAGAGGCCGCACAGTCCCAAGTATTAAAAGGAAAAAAGGTGCTGATTACCGCAGGCCCGACCCGTGAAAAAATTGATCCTGTCAGATTTTTTACCAATCCATCGACAGGTAAGATGGGCTATGCGCTGGCACGTCAGGCACGTGCACTTGGAGCAGAGGTCACTTTAGTGAGCGGCCCTGTTTCTTTGGCTGCGCCTTCGGACGTAGAAAAAGTTGAGGTCGAAACGGCAGAAGATATGTATAAGGCCGTAACCGAAAGATATGCTGAGAGCAATATCGTTATCAAATCAGCAGCAGTGGCCGATTACCGTCCAAAACAGGTATTTGACCAAAAAATGAAAAAATCTCCGGGGGATTATTTTGTAGAGATGGAACGGACCAAAGATATTCTGCAGCACCTCGGTGATCATAAAACCGGCCAGTATTTAGTTGGATTTGCTGCTGAAACCAATGACGTCGAAGAGTATGGAAGGGAAAAGCTCCGCAAAAAAAATCTCGATGCGATCGTGATTAATAACGTCTCTGAAGAAGGTTCCGGATTTGGACACGATACGAACCAGTCGATTTATTTAACGAAAACAGGCAGACGGCTTGAGCTTCCGATGATGTCGAAGGATGAAATGGCGAGAAAAGTACTGCTGGAAATAGCGAGTGCGGTCGCTGGTGATTTTGTGTGA
- the rpoZ gene encoding DNA-directed RNA polymerase subunit omega — MMLEPSIDSLQEKIKSKYTLVTLSARRARELKQGSAPMVDNPTSAQQVGVALEEIDQGKLKYSQSDVIQSRTETL; from the coding sequence ATGATGTTAGAACCATCTATTGATTCACTGCAGGAAAAGATTAAATCAAAGTATACACTAGTTACTCTTTCAGCTAGACGCGCGAGAGAATTAAAGCAAGGAAGCGCTCCGATGGTCGACAATCCAACTTCCGCCCAGCAAGTGGGAGTAGCTTTGGAAGAGATTGATCAAGGGAAGCTGAAATACTCCCAGTCCGACGTCATTCAATCTAGAACAGAAACGCTATAA
- the gmk gene encoding guanylate kinase has product MIEEKGILFILSGPSGVGKGTVRKALFEQSTDLKYSISMTTRKPREGEQDGIDYFFKTREEFEKLIEEGQLIEHAEYVGNYYGTPKQYVQQTLDEGKDVFLEIEVQGALKVRENFPEGVFIFLIPPSLEELKDRIVNRGTETEEKVKNRLLAAKEEIEMMDAYDYVVVNDQVDSAVSKVQSIVLSEHCKRERVAHQYKKALEADQS; this is encoded by the coding sequence GTGATAGAAGAGAAAGGTATTTTATTTATATTATCCGGCCCCTCAGGAGTGGGTAAAGGAACAGTCAGGAAGGCTTTGTTTGAGCAGTCTACTGATTTGAAGTACTCTATTTCCATGACGACTCGTAAGCCGCGTGAAGGGGAACAGGATGGAATCGATTATTTCTTTAAAACTAGAGAAGAATTTGAGAAATTAATTGAAGAAGGCCAGCTTATCGAGCATGCCGAATATGTCGGGAATTATTATGGCACACCAAAACAGTATGTGCAGCAGACTCTCGACGAAGGGAAAGACGTTTTCCTGGAAATTGAAGTACAGGGGGCATTAAAGGTGAGAGAAAACTTCCCGGAAGGAGTATTCATTTTTCTCATACCTCCTTCTTTAGAAGAATTAAAAGACCGTATCGTAAACCGCGGCACGGAAACTGAAGAGAAAGTAAAAAACCGTTTGTTAGCGGCAAAAGAAGAAATCGAAATGATGGATGCCTACGATTATGTAGTTGTTAACGATCAGGTAGATTCCGCCGTCAGCAAGGTACAGTCCATCGTATTAAGTGAGCATTGCAAGCGTGAGCGTGTCGCTCATCAGTATAAAAAAGCATTGGAGGCTGATCAATCATGA
- the remA gene encoding extracellular matrix/biofilm regulator RemA — protein sequence MSLKLINIGFGNVVSANRIISIVSPESAPIKRIITVARDNNKLVDATYGRRTRAVIITDSDHVVLSAVQPETVGQRVLSQDEISDDN from the coding sequence TTGAGTCTTAAGTTAATTAACATCGGATTTGGCAATGTTGTATCAGCCAACCGGATCATATCCATTGTTTCACCAGAATCTGCACCGATTAAACGTATTATTACGGTAGCAAGAGATAATAATAAATTAGTAGATGCTACATATGGTAGAAGAACCCGGGCCGTCATCATTACCGACAGTGATCATGTAGTATTGTCTGCCGTCCAGCCGGAGACAGTCGGCCAGCGGGTCTTAAGTCAAGATGAAATTTCTGATGATAATTAG